The Antechinus flavipes isolate AdamAnt ecotype Samford, QLD, Australia chromosome 5, AdamAnt_v2, whole genome shotgun sequence DNA segment TCCGAGACCCACCCTGAGTCTGCCGCCGAAATGCCCTCCTCAGCTTTAAGTCGCCGGCCCTGTGTCGTCGTGGCGCTCTTTCTCACTAAGGCCGGGCTCCCCGGCTCGCCTCCTGCTTCTCGCAGCTGGCCAGCAGCTCCGTCATGAAGGAGATGTACACTATGGCCAGGCGCAAGGTCTCGATCCGCGACAGGCGCTTCTCGTAGGCGAAGGTGGGCACCTTCTTCCTTAGCTGGTCGAAGGCTTCGTTGAGATTGAGCATCCTCTTCCTCTCGCGGATGTTGGCGGCTTGTCGCTGGGCTAAGGTTATCACCCTTTTCCTCTTGGGGCGTCCCAGAAGTAGTGAGGCACCCCGTAGGggctccccttcctctcctccatctccctctccGTCTCCCTCACCTTC contains these protein-coding regions:
- the FERD3L gene encoding fer3-like protein: MERQDTFVDAAVLDFVADLSLGSPGGPLLYDLGSGGALEERAMGLRGGMARGLQSFEEEDEGEEEDEEDEEEEGEGDGEGDGGEEGEPLRGASLLLGRPKRKRVITLAQRQAANIRERKRMLNLNEAFDQLRKKVPTFAYEKRLSRIETLRLAIVYISFMTELLASCEKQEASRGARP